From Pseudomonas hormoni:
CCGTTGACCGCCAGTTGCACTTGATGCCCGGCGCGCACCAGGCGTTCGGCGATGCCGGGGCCGATCCAGTCGGCGCGCCAGTCGACGACCACCACCGAACGGCCGATTGGCACCTCATCGCGCAGCACTTGCCAGGCGTCCACCACCTGCAACTCGCCGCCGCGCTCGAACGTTGGCCAGTAAGGTTCGGCGCCCGTGGCGACGATCACCATGTCCGGCCGTTCGCGCTCCACCAGTGCCCGGTCGACGCGGGTGTTGCGCACAACGCGCACGCCGGCCAGTTCCATTTCCCGTTGCAGGTTGGTGCTGGCGCCGCCGAACTCGGCGCGCCTTGGTAAAAGTTGCGCGAGCAAAACCTGGCCACCCAGTTGCGAACTGGCTTCGTAGAGGGTCACGTCATGTCCACGCTGGGCGGCGACTGCAGCGGCTTTCATTCCGGCGGGGCCACCGCCGGCGATCATGATGCGTTTGCGATGCACTGTCGGTTGCCGGTTGCCGAAAATCAGCTCGCGGCCGGTTTCCGGATGCTGGATGCAGGAAATGGGCAGGCCCTTGTGGAAGTGGCCGATGCACGCCTGATTGCAGGCGATGCAGGCGCGCACATCCTCGACGCGGCCGGTGTCGGTTTTGTTGGGCATTTGCGGATCGCAGATCAGGGCGCGGGTCATGCCGCAGACATCGGCCTGGCCGCGCGCGAGGATCAGCTCGGCTTCCTGCGGCTGGTTGATGCGCCCGGTGACGAACAACGGAATCGACAGGCTGGCCTTGAACGTCCCGGCTTCCTTGGCCAGGTATGCGGCTTCGATCGCCATCGGCGGCACGATGTGCACCGCACCGCCCAGCGATGCCGAGGTGCCGGCGACGATGTGCACGTAATCCAGACTCGGTTGCAGCGATTGCACGGCGGCCAGGGATTCGTCCTCGGTCAGCCCTTCGGGGTCGCGTTCATCGGCGGAGATGCGCAGGCCGATGATGAAATGTTCATCGGTGTTGGCGCGCACGGCTGCAATCACTTCACGCAAAAAACGCAGGCGCTGCTCGAGGTCGCCGTTGTAGCCATCGGTGCGGCGGTTGACCCGCGGATTGATGAATTGCGCCGGCAGGTAACCGTGGCTGGCGACCACTTCCACGCCATCGATGCCGGCCTGATACAGACGTCGGGCTGCGGCGCCATAACCGGCGACGATCTCATCGATCATCGCTTGATCCAGCGCTCGTGGCATCACCCGGAAACGCTCGTTGGGCACTGCCGAAGGCGAGTAGGCGACCGCCAGCAGGCCATCGCTGGACTCCATGATTTCCCGGCCCGGATGGAAGATCTGCGACAGCACCACCGTGCCGTGAGCATGGCAGCGTTCCGCGATTTTTCGGTAGCCCTCGATGCAGGCGTCGTCAGTGGCCATCAGCACGTGAGAGGTGTAACGCGCGCTGTCATGCACGCCGGCCACTTGCAGCACGATCAGCCCGACACCGCCTTCGGCGCGCGCGGCGTGATAGGCGATCAGTGGGTCGTTGACCAGATTGTCGGTGGGCATCGAGGTGTCGTGACCGCTGGACATGATGCGGTTTTTCAGCCGTTTGCCACGCAGCTGCAAGGGTTCGAAAAGGTGTGCAAAAGCGGGGGACGAGGTCGGCATGGGACGGATACTCCAGGCAGGCTGAAGCCGAAAGGCCGGGTTTTCGGCGTTGTTATTATTGACCTATAGAAATTTACCTTCAGTAAAAAATCAACTTGTTTTTTTACTATGGCTCGCAGTAGATTCTTTTTGCGCCTGTAGCTGGGGCGAACCTCACAACAATAAAAAAGGGTCACGCGGCGTTGCGTCGCGCGGCACCTGCAAGAGGATCCACTGATGAAATCGAACACGCTCAAGCACGGTTTTTATCCCTTGTTGCTGTCGCTGGCCGTGGGCCTCGGCAGTGCTCAGGCAGCGCCGGAAATGGTGGTGGTGGGTTACGGCGGCGCTGGCCAGAAGGCTCAGGATGTGGCGTTTTTTCAACCGTTCAGCGCGGCGGATCACAGCAAATTGATCCAGAGCGAATACAACGGCGAGATGGCCCGGATCAAAGTGATGGTCGACACCGGCAACGCTGATTGGGACGTGGTGCAGATCGAAGGCCCGGACCTGATGCGCGGTTGTGACGAAGGCATGTACGAAAAACTGGACTGGAAAAGTCTGGGGCGGGTCGAGCAATTGATTCCCGATGCCGCGCAGGCGTGCGGTTCGGCGGCGCTGGTGTGGAGCGTGGCGATTGCCTACGACACGCAAAAACTGGCGCAGGCCCCGACGTCCTGGGCCGACTTCTGGGACGTGCAGAAAATCCCCGGCAAACGCGGCCTGCGCAAACGCGCGGTGTACAACCTGGAATTCGCCTTGCTGGCCGACGGGGTGAACGTCGAGGACGTTTATTCGGTGTTGAACACTCCGCAAGGCGTCGACCGCGCCTTCGCCAAACTCACCGAACTCAAACCCTACATCCAGTGGTGGGAGGCCGGCGCGCAACCGGCGCAATGGCTGACGGCCGGGGACGTGGTGATGACGTCCACCTACAGTGGACGTGTGGCCGCCGCCGCACAAAATGGTAGCCACCTCGGATTGGTCTGGCCGGGCAGCCTGTATGGCATGGATTACTGGGCGATCATCAAAGGCTCGAAACATGTCGATCAGGCCAAGCGCTTCATTGCCTTCGCCAACCAGCCGGATGCCCAGGTCAAGTATGTCGAGCAGATCCCTTATGGCCCGACCAATACCGAAGCCGCCGCCCGGCTGGATAGCAAACTGGCGCAATGGGTGCCCACGGCTCCGCAAAATCTCAAGGGTGCGCTGTCCATGGACGTGGCGTTCTGGGTCGATCACGGCGAAGAGCTGGAGGAGCGATTCAACGCCTGGGCCAGTAAGTAACAAGAATTGGCTGGACGTTGTAAGGCGTCCAGCCTTCTTTTTTTTGTGAGAACCGGCATCGTACCCGCGTAAGAAAAATAAGCCTGTTCACAGGAAAAATGACCAAGTCTAGTAGCTCGAATTACTACCCCCTGTATCTGTTGGCCGCCCGGGGAATCAAGGGGGGTTCCCTAGAAATATCCCCTGACACTGAAAGACCTCGCCGCAAAAAATCCTCATCTACTCTGGTTTCGCAGGTCACTGATCTGCGGTTATCAGCCATCGCAAGGAGCGATCAATGTATTTTGAGATTTACAGGCAAACCCGTGGCACCCCTCAGACTGGCAAAGGTCAATGGCGGTGGCGCTTGAGGGCGGGGAACAATGAAACGATTGCCAGCGGCGAGGCGTACGTCAACAAGGCGGATTGCGCGCATGCCATCAGCTTGATGAAGGGGACTCACGATCACACCCCGGTGAAGGAAATCTAAACCTCAGGTGGTGAAGCTGCTCAGTGAGAGCAGCTTCTTTGCAAGCAACCTTGCGCCCGGATCAAACGCAGACTGCTTGAGTCGCATAGACGCCGCTTGCGACAGCTACCTAAACTGTCAGCAGATTTGAGGACTGGGGGGCAGTGGATGAATCGCAACGAACTACGCAAGGCGGATATCAACCTGATGGTGGTGTTCGAAACCTTGATGCTCGAACGCAACGTCACCCGGGTGGCGGAGAAGTTGTTTCTCGGGCAGCCGACCATCAGTTCGGCGCTCAACCGCTTGCGCACGATGTTCAACGATCCGCTGTTCATTCGCGTCGGTCATCGCATGGAGCCGACCGCCAGGGCCGAGGAGCTGATTCAGTACTTGTCGCCAGCGCTGGATTCGCTGTCAGTGGCCTTGAGCCTGACCCATGATTTCGACCCCGCCAGCAGCACCATGACCTTCCGCATCGGGCTGTCGGACGATGTCGAGTTTGGTCTTCTGCCGCCGTTGCTGCGTGCCCTGCGCCAGGAAGCGCCGAAGGTGGTGTTTGTGGTGCAGCATGTGGATTACTGGCGGATTCCCGATTTGCTGGCGTCCGGCGATATCACCGTTGGTATCAGCCAGACCCGCGGCCTCCCGGCCAATGCCAAGCGCAAATTGCTGCGGCACATCCAGCCCAGCATCTTGCGTGCCGATGCGTCCGACACGCCGCTGACCCTCGATGAATATTGTTCGCGCCCTCATGTGCTGGTGTCCCACACCGCCAATGTCAGTGGTTACGCCGATGAGTGGCTGGCGGAGATCGGTCGTACGCGTCAGGTGGTTTTATCCGTGCCGCAATACAGTTCGTTGCCAGCCTTGCTCGCCGGAACCGATCTGATTGCCAGCCTGCCGGATTACACCGCCGAAGCGATGGCAGCCTCTGGTCAGCTGTTCAAAGAGCCTTTTCCGTTCAAGACACCGACCCTGGACCTGTCCATGGTCTGGCTCAGTCACGTCGACACCGATCCCGCCGAACGCTGGTTGCGTTCGCGCCTGGAGGCGTTCATGAGTGAGCGCTTCGAGTCACCACCGTCCCGGTGAGCAGGACAACTCTGTGATATATGTACGACCTTTCCGCCCACCCCAAGGAGCCACGTCATGCCCCACCTGCACATGGAATACACCGCCAACCTGCCCGAGCTGAATGCCGATGTGGCACTGATCCGGCTGAACAATACGCTGGTGGCTTCCGGTCAGTTTGCTGCCGAATACGACATCAAGAGTCGCGCGGTGAAAGTCGAGACGTTCAAGGTCGGTACGGCATTGGCTGAGCGGGCGTTCGTGCATGTGAAGCTGGCGTTGTTGAGTGGTCGCTCGCCGGCGATCAAAAAACAGTTGTCCGAAAGCCTGCTGGCCGTGGTGCAGGAACTGTGTGAATGGCCAACGGGCTTGGAAGTCCAGCTGGCCGTGGAAATCCTCGACATCGATCGAGAGTCCTACAGCAAAGTCGCCATCAACAACTGAGTCTCAGGTCATATCCTGCTGGGTGCAGGCCTGCACCACCTGCTCACGCAACCAGGAATTGGCGCAGTCCTCATCGGCACTTTGACTCCACTGCATGTCGAGGGTGAACCCCGGCAGACCGTTGGGCGCTTCGCAGTGATTGAAGATGGCGTCGCTGGCCAGCAACTGCTGGATGCGTCGGGGCAGGGTGACGATGAAGTCGGTGCCGGTGATCATTTTCAGTGCCGCGCTGTAGCTGTTGGATCGCGCGACGATCTGCCGTTTTTGCGCCTGCTGCGCCAACCAGCCGTCGACCATGTTGGTGGTGGACGTCCAGGGTGTCGGAAATACATGCCGGCGTTCGGTAAAGGCTTGCAGGCTCAAACGCGGCTCCAGCGGTGTGGCGCGTTTATCGAAGACACAGACCAGATCATCTTCCAGCAGCATCCGGGATTTGAAGTCGGTGTGATTGCGATGAAAGTTCGGGCCGAAACAAATCACCAGATCGAGGCTGCCGTCGCGCAGTTCCTCGGCCGGGATGTCGGTTTCGAACTTGTGCATGTTGACCATCACCGGCCAGCCGGCGAAATCGAAACGTTTCAACAGGCGCGGCAGGATCAGCTGCTCGAAGTATTCCGGTGCGCAAATGTTGAAGGTGACCGGTTGCAAGTTGGGGTCGAACGTTGGTGCACCGGCGTGACACAGGTTGATGCTTTCCAGGATTTTCAGCACGTGGGTGTACATGGTGCTGGCTTTGTAGGTGGGCCGCATACCGGCGCGGGTATTGATGAACAACTCGTCCTCGAAACCGGTGCGCAGCTTTTTCAGGCAGTAACTCACGGTGGACTGGCTGACGCAGAGTGTTTCGGACACGCTGGTGACGCTGCTTTGTTCATACACGGCCACAAACACCATGAGGTCCTGCATGTCGAGTTTTCTAAGCAAGTTACTGTTCAGCATCCATTCGTCTCGCTGTGATCCTTGCGCTGATTGAGCGCAAACTCGTGCGAACGATCCTAGCGGAACGGTGGTGCCAGGAGAATGACCTGTAGGAAGTTTCACTAATAGTTGTGAGGCAGTGCCGGTGACCTTCAGCCCCGAACAGTTGCAGGCATGGCGCGGCGGCTGGACATCAACAGCGCCAGCATACCGATGCCGACGAGCACTGCACCGATGATCTCCAGCGGAAGCGGCGACTGACGCAACCAGAGCCAATGAAACAGCGTGATGAACAGCGTGCTCAGGTAAATGTAGGAAATGACTGAGGAAGGGGTGATGACGCCGATGGCCCGGTGCAGCAGCCAGAAGGTCGCCAGTGTGGCGAACAGGGCCAGGTAGATCAGCCAACCGAAGTCGTTCAGGGTCAGCAAGGACGCCGATCGCCAGCCACCACTGAACCCACAGAACGCCAGCAGGAACAGCGCGCCGAACAGCATGTTCCAGAAGGTCATGCCCACCGGGCCGCGACCTTTGAGGCTGCCAGCCTTGAGCCGCTGGCTCAAGGGAGAGTAGAGCGCCATCGCCAGGCAACCCGCCCCGTACACCGACACTGCATAGAGCGAAGGCAACTCGCCCGGCCCGGTACCTTTGAGCACCAGCAATACGGCGCCGGCAGCCGCCATCAGCATCGGAACGACGCGTTGTTTGAGGCTGCTGTCGGGCATCAATACGGCTTCGAAAAACAAAGTCAGCAGTGGCACCAGGGTGAACATTGTCCCGGTGTTGACGGCGGAGGTGTAGCGCAGCGCCTCGAACAATGAGCCGAAATACACCGCCAGCAACAAGCCGAGTACGGCATGGCCGAGCAGTCCGTTGCGGGTCATGGTGGCGTCGCCCTTGAACAGCAGTAGCGGCAAAAACACCAGGGCGCAAAACAGCAGGCGCAAACCGGTGAGCAGGACCGGGTCGATGGCCTGGCTGACCTGCGCCGCCGCGGAAAACGAAGCGGCAATCAACAGGGCCCAGAGCAGCATGCCAAGGTGAGCGATGGCGAAACCGGTGTGTTTCATGATGGCAGTTCCGGGTCAGTGAATGTGACGGGCGTAGTGCTGTGGGTTAAAGCGCAGGACCATCAGCAGCATCAGCGCCATGACGCCCGTCAGCGACCACCAGGCCCATTCGAAACTGCCGAGTTGATCGCGGATCATCCCGGCAATCAGTGGCGAAAGACCGGCGATCAGGTAGCCGATGCCTTGAACGAAGGCGGTCAGTGCGCCCGCACGTTGTGGGTTGTCCAAGTGATCCAGCGACACGATCAGGCTCATCGGGAACAGTCCGCCGATGCCCAGCCCCAGTAGACACGGCCACAACAGACTCAGGTGTTGCGGGCTGAGAATGAGCCCGCAGAAACCGGTCATGATCAGTGCCAGCAACACCACCAGCACCAGGCGGCGGTCACGGCTGCGATTGGCGATCGCAGGCGTCAGCAGGCCCGACAACACCTCCATGGCCGTCAGAAAACCCAGCAACAAACCGGCGTTCTGTTCGCTCCAGCCTTTTTCCACGTAGTACGGCGCCAGCCAGGCCAGTACACAGGTGTAGGACGCCGTGCCCAGGCCAAAGAAGATCGCGAGTAACCAGGCGCGGGAATTGGCGAAAAACGACCCGTTTCGCTGCGCTTGAGCAGACAGTGTCGGCATCGCCGAGCGTTGGCCGAGCCAGACCAGCAATGCGACCAGCGCCAGGATTGCCCAGATCGCCAGGCCCATCCGCCAGCTACCCATGCGCGTCATCACCAGCGGCGCGAAGGACGCGGCAATCGCTGCGCCGCCCATGATCGACGTGACGTACAGGCCCATGCACACGGAGACGTTGTCACTGAAACGGGATTTGATCAGCGCGGGCATCAACGCCTGGATCAGCGCAATACCGACGCCTGCCAGCATGGCACTGAGGATCAGTTCTATGGCGGAGTCGAGGAACAGGCGCGACACCGTCGCCAGGCCGATGATTAGCAACGACACCACCACCGTGAGCTGTTCGCCGAGCCATCGGCTGACACTGAGGCCGAAGAACATCGCCAGTCCCATGGCCATCACCGGCAGCATGGTCAGCAGCGAGGCCAGGCTGAAACTCAGCGGGATATCGCCGCGAATCGCCGACAGCAAAGGGCCGACCGCGGCCATGGAGGGGCGCAGATTCAAGGCGACGAGAATGATGCTGACCATCAACAAGAGGGCAGGGCGGGAGGTGGCGCGGACGTTTTCCATCGATTGGACCTTAATGACAAGGGCCCGATTAGGCGCGCGAGGCCTGTAGGCCGCAAATCAGAAAGTCCGGGATGGTATTTAAAAATCAAATAGCTCTGCTACAACTAGATCCCCTGTGGGAGCGGGCTTGCTCGCGATAGCGCACTTTCAGTCGGCATATTCGTTGAATATGAAATCGCCATCGCGGGCAAGCCCGCTCCCACAGGGATAAGTACTGCTTGGAAAATTTTGTTTTATTAAGTGTTCAGAGAATGTTTAGTCATCCCGCAACCAAAGTTCTTCAAATCCCGATTTAACGACTTATCCAGCCATGTGACGCTGCTGCTCATCTGTTTACTGCGGTCTTCTCTATGGACGGTTGTCCGGTCGCACTTCCTTCCGAACTCGCTTTTTGGGCGTTGTGGCATTGCCGTCACGCGCGCCCGCCGGATTCCTGCCTTTCCCGTTGATTGTTCTTACAGGTCCCGCGCTGTGCGCCGGGATCAAATCGGCAGCGCGTGCGCGTTTGCCTGACGCGGAAACAAGAGAATTCCCATGAGTTGTGTCACATTCGCCACGAAGCAAGAAGCCCTGACCTTTCTTGAGCAGAATCCGGATATCGAGATGTTCGAGTTGTTCATCCTCGACAACAACGGCGTACCAAGGGGTAAGTTGTTGCATCGCGATGAATTGCTGGCGGTGTATGAAAGCGGTCGGCCCCTGCCGAGCACCATTCTAGGCCTGACCATCAACGGCGATGACGTGGAGAACTCCGGGCTGGTCTGG
This genomic window contains:
- a CDS encoding 5-carboxymethyl-2-hydroxymuconate Delta-isomerase codes for the protein MPHLHMEYTANLPELNADVALIRLNNTLVASGQFAAEYDIKSRAVKVETFKVGTALAERAFVHVKLALLSGRSPAIKKQLSESLLAVVQELCEWPTGLEVQLAVEILDIDRESYSKVAINN
- a CDS encoding LysR family transcriptional regulator produces the protein MLNSNLLRKLDMQDLMVFVAVYEQSSVTSVSETLCVSQSTVSYCLKKLRTGFEDELFINTRAGMRPTYKASTMYTHVLKILESINLCHAGAPTFDPNLQPVTFNICAPEYFEQLILPRLLKRFDFAGWPVMVNMHKFETDIPAEELRDGSLDLVICFGPNFHRNHTDFKSRMLLEDDLVCVFDKRATPLEPRLSLQAFTERRHVFPTPWTSTTNMVDGWLAQQAQKRQIVARSNSYSAALKMITGTDFIVTLPRRIQQLLASDAIFNHCEAPNGLPGFTLDMQWSQSADEDCANSWLREQVVQACTQQDMT
- a CDS encoding DMT family transporter, which translates into the protein MKHTGFAIAHLGMLLWALLIAASFSAAAQVSQAIDPVLLTGLRLLFCALVFLPLLLFKGDATMTRNGLLGHAVLGLLLAVYFGSLFEALRYTSAVNTGTMFTLVPLLTLFFEAVLMPDSSLKQRVVPMLMAAAGAVLLVLKGTGPGELPSLYAVSVYGAGCLAMALYSPLSQRLKAGSLKGRGPVGMTFWNMLFGALFLLAFCGFSGGWRSASLLTLNDFGWLIYLALFATLATFWLLHRAIGVITPSSVISYIYLSTLFITLFHWLWLRQSPLPLEIIGAVLVGIGMLALLMSSRRAMPATVRG
- a CDS encoding cyanate transporter; amino-acid sequence: MENVRATSRPALLLMVSIILVALNLRPSMAAVGPLLSAIRGDIPLSFSLASLLTMLPVMAMGLAMFFGLSVSRWLGEQLTVVVSLLIIGLATVSRLFLDSAIELILSAMLAGVGIALIQALMPALIKSRFSDNVSVCMGLYVTSIMGGAAIAASFAPLVMTRMGSWRMGLAIWAILALVALLVWLGQRSAMPTLSAQAQRNGSFFANSRAWLLAIFFGLGTASYTCVLAWLAPYYVEKGWSEQNAGLLLGFLTAMEVLSGLLTPAIANRSRDRRLVLVVLLALIMTGFCGLILSPQHLSLLWPCLLGLGIGGLFPMSLIVSLDHLDNPQRAGALTAFVQGIGYLIAGLSPLIAGMIRDQLGSFEWAWWSLTGVMALMLLMVLRFNPQHYARHIH
- a CDS encoding YegP family protein; the encoded protein is MYFEIYRQTRGTPQTGKGQWRWRLRAGNNETIASGEAYVNKADCAHAISLMKGTHDHTPVKEI
- a CDS encoding FAD-dependent oxidoreductase, translated to MPTSSPAFAHLFEPLQLRGKRLKNRIMSSGHDTSMPTDNLVNDPLIAYHAARAEGGVGLIVLQVAGVHDSARYTSHVLMATDDACIEGYRKIAERCHAHGTVVLSQIFHPGREIMESSDGLLAVAYSPSAVPNERFRVMPRALDQAMIDEIVAGYGAAARRLYQAGIDGVEVVASHGYLPAQFINPRVNRRTDGYNGDLEQRLRFLREVIAAVRANTDEHFIIGLRISADERDPEGLTEDESLAAVQSLQPSLDYVHIVAGTSASLGGAVHIVPPMAIEAAYLAKEAGTFKASLSIPLFVTGRINQPQEAELILARGQADVCGMTRALICDPQMPNKTDTGRVEDVRACIACNQACIGHFHKGLPISCIQHPETGRELIFGNRQPTVHRKRIMIAGGGPAGMKAAAVAAQRGHDVTLYEASSQLGGQVLLAQLLPRRAEFGGASTNLQREMELAGVRVVRNTRVDRALVERERPDMVIVATGAEPYWPTFERGGELQVVDAWQVLRDEVPIGRSVVVVDWRADWIGPGIAERLVRAGHQVQLAVNGTHCGENLPLYVRDQLAGELHKLGIPITPYARLYGCDDNTVYLQHTASGEPMLFENIDTLVLCQGHQPVDTLGAELQGLVEFRRIGDCLAPRTAEEAIYEGLKVAWEL
- a CDS encoding ABC transporter substrate-binding protein; translation: MKSNTLKHGFYPLLLSLAVGLGSAQAAPEMVVVGYGGAGQKAQDVAFFQPFSAADHSKLIQSEYNGEMARIKVMVDTGNADWDVVQIEGPDLMRGCDEGMYEKLDWKSLGRVEQLIPDAAQACGSAALVWSVAIAYDTQKLAQAPTSWADFWDVQKIPGKRGLRKRAVYNLEFALLADGVNVEDVYSVLNTPQGVDRAFAKLTELKPYIQWWEAGAQPAQWLTAGDVVMTSTYSGRVAAAAQNGSHLGLVWPGSLYGMDYWAIIKGSKHVDQAKRFIAFANQPDAQVKYVEQIPYGPTNTEAAARLDSKLAQWVPTAPQNLKGALSMDVAFWVDHGEELEERFNAWASK
- a CDS encoding LysR family transcriptional regulator encodes the protein MNRNELRKADINLMVVFETLMLERNVTRVAEKLFLGQPTISSALNRLRTMFNDPLFIRVGHRMEPTARAEELIQYLSPALDSLSVALSLTHDFDPASSTMTFRIGLSDDVEFGLLPPLLRALRQEAPKVVFVVQHVDYWRIPDLLASGDITVGISQTRGLPANAKRKLLRHIQPSILRADASDTPLTLDEYCSRPHVLVSHTANVSGYADEWLAEIGRTRQVVLSVPQYSSLPALLAGTDLIASLPDYTAEAMAASGQLFKEPFPFKTPTLDLSMVWLSHVDTDPAERWLRSRLEAFMSERFESPPSR